A window of Syntrophaceae bacterium genomic DNA:
GCCGTCGTGGGCAACGACCGGGTCTTCGTCGACTCGAAGATGGAGAGGGTCCTGCACTTCGTCGAGAACCTCCGCCTGGCGGAAGTCGTCAACGTGCGCAGGGAGATCACGAACTACTCCGACATGACGGGCCGGTACGACGGGGGGGCGCTGCCCGATGGATTACAAGAGAGCTGACCGGGTCGCGGACCTCATCAAGCAGGAACTCGCCGAGATTCTCCGCCGCGAGGCCCACGACCCGCGGATCGCCAACATCACCGTGACGGATGTCCGGCTCACGGACGACCTCCGCTCGGCCCGCATCTACGTCGTCGAACTCGGCAAGGACCGCATGAGCGACGAGGTCGGGCAGGGCCTCTCGAAGGCCAGGGGCTTCGTCCGGCGCGAGCTCGGCAGGCGCCTGCAGCTCCGATACGTCCCGGAGCTGAGCTTCTTCTACGATTCCTCGTTCGAGTACGGCTCGAGGATCGAGAAGCTGCTCAAGGCGATCAGGAAAGAAGAACCGGATGATCCAATCGATCGCTGACATCATCAGGAGGGGCCGCCGCTTTCTCGTGACCTCCCACGTGAGGCTCGACGGGGACGCCGTGGGATCGGAGCTCGCCCTCTACGAGGCGCTCCGGGGCCTGGGCAAGGAGGCCGTCGTCTACAACCAGGACCGCACGCCGCAGATGTACGCCTTCCTGCCCGATGCGGAGGTCATCGTGAACCGGCTGGGCCCCGTGGACGGCTTTGACGCCGTCTTCATCCTCGACTGCAGCGAGATCGAGCGCGTGGGCGACGAGGCGCCGCGGATCGCCGGGATCCGGCAGATCGTCAACATCGATCACCACATCTCGAACGACCGGTACGGCCACCTGACGCTCACGGACCCCGAGGCGAGCTCCACGGGCGAGATGGTCTTCCGGCTCCTCGACGCAATGGGCCTCGAGATCACGAAGGACATGGCGGTCAACCTCTACACGGCGATCCTGACCGACACGGGGGCCTTCCGGTACTCGAACACGGGACCGGGAACCTTCGCCGCCGCCGGCCGGCTCCTCGAGAAGGGGGCCGACCCGGCCTGGGTCGCCCAGAAGGTCTACGAGACCTACCCGGCGGTGAAGATCCGGCTGCTGGCCCGGGCCCTGACCACCCTCGAGTTCGACTGGCAGGGGCGGATCGCGGCCCTCACGGTATCGAAGAGCATGCTCGACGAGGCGGGCGCCGAGTGGGAGCACACGGAGGGCTTCGTCGAGTACCCCCGCTCCATCGAGGGCGTGCAGGTGGCCGCCTTCCTGAGCGAGATCGGCGAAGGGCTCTACAAGGTCAGCCTGCGCTCCAAGGGGCGGTTCAACGTCGAGGAGGTGGCCCGGAAATTCGGGGGCGGCGGCCACATCAACGCCGCGGCCTGCCGGATCGAGGGTGACGCGGAGACGGTCAAGAAGCGGCTCTTCGACGCGATCAAGAACGGTGGCCGATGAACGGCGTCGTCGTCGTCGACAAGCCCGCGGGGATCACCTCCCATGACGCCGTCGACCGCGTGCGGAGGATCCTGGGAGAAAAGAAGGCGGGCCACACGGGCACCCTCGACCCGATGGCCACCGGCGTGCTCCCCGTCTGCGTCGGCGAGGCGACGAAACTGGCCGCCTTCCTCGCGGCAGACGACAAGGTCTACGAGGTCACGATGCGCCTGGGCGTCCGGACGGACACCCAGGACATGACCGGGCGTGTGCTCGGGGAGCAGGAGCCCCGGGTGACGGAGGCGGAGATCCGGGCCGTGCTCGAGGGCTTTGCGGGAACCGTCACCCAGGTGCCGCCGCAGTACTCGGCCGTCAAGGTCCGGGGCCGGGCGCTCTACAAGTGGGC
This region includes:
- the rbfA gene encoding 30S ribosome-binding factor RbfA gives rise to the protein MDYKRADRVADLIKQELAEILRREAHDPRIANITVTDVRLTDDLRSARIYVVELGKDRMSDEVGQGLSKARGFVRRELGRRLQLRYVPELSFFYDSSFEYGSRIEKLLKAIRKEEPDDPIDR
- a CDS encoding bifunctional oligoribonuclease/PAP phosphatase NrnA — protein: MIQSIADIIRRGRRFLVTSHVRLDGDAVGSELALYEALRGLGKEAVVYNQDRTPQMYAFLPDAEVIVNRLGPVDGFDAVFILDCSEIERVGDEAPRIAGIRQIVNIDHHISNDRYGHLTLTDPEASSTGEMVFRLLDAMGLEITKDMAVNLYTAILTDTGAFRYSNTGPGTFAAAGRLLEKGADPAWVAQKVYETYPAVKIRLLARALTTLEFDWQGRIAALTVSKSMLDEAGAEWEHTEGFVEYPRSIEGVQVAAFLSEIGEGLYKVSLRSKGRFNVEEVARKFGGGGHINAAACRIEGDAETVKKRLFDAIKNGGR
- a CDS encoding DUF503 domain-containing protein, yielding MVVGVGTIEVHIHESRSLKEKRGVMKSLIRRTQNEFNISIAEVDGHDNWKRGIIGFAVVGNDRVFVDSKMERVLHFVENLRLAEVVNVRREITNYSDMTGRYDGGALPDGLQES